Sequence from the Montipora foliosa isolate CH-2021 chromosome 12, ASM3666993v2, whole genome shotgun sequence genome:
CGAGGCAAATACATGAAGCCTGAGCCAAGGGCGGGAAAATGAGCAAGTCATATGGTTTGGCTTTTACATCAGATTGGCTGAGAATGTGGAGCGAGACGTTTAAGCCAATTACTAGGCGTAGTTTTGGCTcgatttccccccccccccccccactcgaattcgggtatcctccccaaAAAGAGACGGCCATGGCtccgggagtgagcgctggctcatttctcGAAACaacggctggtaatcgagcacAGGCGTAATTATGCAAACCAATTACTTTTGATGCTCTATTAAGGTTGAACCCCACTTGTGAGATAAGCAAAACAATAAGCACAAAGCAAAAGAGTAAGAAACATCGTATGGGAGAAGGACTGGTGTGAAATAAGCGTGAAATATTCATATGAGCTGGAAAGGAAATTTTCGTTGACTTGAACCAGTGCCTATTTGCCCATTGAGACTGGGCGTTACGTCTTTCCGTTGAAAACCATTGAGCGCGCGATGGAGGAAGGGAACTTTCTGCTTTCCATGGTTcctcgcgcttcgcgctcgtCTCTCGAAACGCCTGAGGAGGAGGCAGTATCATATCCAGTCAGTGCTAAGGTCCTTGCGCTTGCAATATGAATTTGCTTTGTCGTGGTTTACTATGTCCGTTCTGTCCTAATTTCTAAGACAGACTGGTGAgtccttattccaaaatggccgtcgttttagtgttcttttgtttagatagatagatagatagatagatatacctttatttaaacacgataatgtttaaagctacAAAGCTAATGGGGTCGTGTCTTTACAAAAGACGCTTAGATAAATTAAAGTACAAATCCCTAAAATTACatactagagcgagtttcaatcgagtgtcgtaaaaccaaaaccaaagtaattactttggccaatcgaaAAGGggggagacaatccagtaaaccaatcaaaactcgaagtaatttcacgtagccgacacaaagcgcgggaaaatgtgcgagccacgattggttttgtcTCCACctaatgtgattggttgaaaatgtgGCGCGAGAGCTTtgaccaatcactgagtgaagtaatgcaaaacgaaagcaattcgctgattactttcgacactcaattgaaaaccgctctactatAATATGCTTAAACTACTAGTCACCAGAATGTAAGAGAGCTAAAAACtaatttaagaaacttgcattATCTTTCAACTTGGTTGGCAAAGATTTATAACTCGCGTCTACGATTGAATAAAACTTAAGCTAAAAATTCCAGAgcatatttaaccttgaacgagacaacaagggctaatttgcatattaaacgACGATTGAGAGAGAGATAAAAGTGACCGAAATAATCGCAACAAATCGAGAAATTTTTGACCACGCTGGATATTCAAACCACAAAattaaaatggtggccattttggaataaggtgtatccAAAGTATtgagaaacttgaaaaagattGAAGTTCTACAATCGGACTTAGCGCCTCAATTAATATGTAGGATGTATGTAGTTGCTTTTATTCGTATTATGTATATATTAATTTACTTTTTTATcgtgaaatatatttatttttaaggAGGATTAAGAGTGCACTTCAATTAAATTATGGGTTATGGTCAACTTATTCAGTTATCTATTAATCTTTGACCTTACGTCCTCACCGCCATTTTGGTGGACGAAGATATGTTATTGGCTAACTCCTTTTGTTTCGTCCTCCAGCAGTTTTGTCAGACACCGTGGAGGATTggcaagtttttctttttcttgtgaaAATGAAAGTTCGAGTCTGCATGCGCTCACTTATAAATCGTGAACAACTGAAGATGGCAATTTATGATGACGTCAGAATTAACTGTGTGGTGAGTGACGTTAGTATTGCGTGACATCACACACGTCAACATTGACAGTTCTAGCGAGAAGTAAATTTGACCTTGTGCATATGAGAGTCTGTCAGTGAAgtgtgttgagtttgttggatCCGTTCAGGAGAATAAAAAACCCTTAAAGTTTTCCTCTTCAACTCTCGATATCCTTTCACAAATGGCCATGGTGTGGAAATGATGGAGAGAGTGGTTAATACGTGATTCAATCCTCTGGCTTAGGACtaaatatttttgtttctttgggtAGGTGGGCTAATCTGAACGCGAATCCGAGTCTGCGTAATTCAGATTTCAGATATAATGCCGAAAAACTTGCCTGTGTCGTAAATTTTTCGTACCTTATGTCTTCCATTTGCTTCTAATTTGCTGAATAGACAATAACTGGAATATATTAGAGTTCCTGCTTTCGCAGCCCCCGCAAACGATTCTCATGCCAACATAAGGAGTCTCATTAAAGGAATGCCGATCGATATGTAATGCAGCTTTATTAAAATGACTACTACAAAGTTTTTTTCAAACTATTTGGTCCAAAGTTACAGCACATTTTGTAAATTATGTGCACAGAATCACATCACAAGAACTTAAATTACAATTTTTCTTACAGCTTGCATAGATCAAATTACACAGTATGCTTAGTCCTAAAATTTGCACATTGATTAGGGTTTTAATTTTCCTCTTTGTCTAACAGATGAGCATCAACTTTCAAAACCGTAAGGTCGATATACTCGTTTCACCGCAAACAGGTTGATCTTAATGAAACGTGATTGTTTCTCGGCCAAAACTGTAACAATCACATAATCGGGCATTTTGTAGGCTTCCCAACTTGAGCTCTGTAGAGCTGTCGAGGGTTAGTTCTTTCGTGAAATATTAATTAAGCATCTTTGTGGGCAATTTATTCATGgtgcaaacaagaaaattaataatgCAACAGCCGTCAAAGAAAGTTGTATATGAGTCATTATAAACGCGATTGACGCAGTTGGTGGCTTCACAGTCAAAGAATTTCCTCCCTTCAGTGTCCCGCAAGCTCCACACACAAAGCACTGATGCTCAGTATGGCAAGATAAGCTGCGGTTTCGGAGATATCTTGGGCCTGCTCTGTTGATATGCTGCAATATATAAACAGACAACCTTCAGCTCTTGAAGTTAGAGCCGACATGAAATCCGCATTGAGAGCTACAGTTGAATTCAAAACAGGACCGAGACTGTATACGAAAAACTACAACCGGCGAGCAAGCTGTCCAGAAGTTGCCTTAGGTTCTAAAGAAACATCGAGTGCTTTAGAAAAAAATCTCATATCCAGTAAAGCGCGAGTGAAAATCAACATAAGCGGGAAAATGTATGAAACTCTGTATTCGACACTGGCGCGATTTCCAAATACTCTCCTTGGAAGTCCCGCCAAGAGAACGAAATACTATGATCAAGAGCGACACGAATATTTTTTTAATCGCAACCGCAACGCATTCGATGCCATTCTGTTTTATTACCAATCTAATGGATTACTCACGCGACCGGATAATATCGGATTGCAAGATTTCTGCGATGAACTGAAGTTTTTTGAGATTGGAGAGGAAACTTTAAACGAATTTAAGAGAGACGAGGGAGCTGTTGAAGATGACGACGATGAAGAAGTTACGCTACCAACAAACTTTTTCTTAGCAAAGATATGGCTGTGGTTTGAATATCCAGCGTTGTCAAAAATTTCTCGATTTGTTGCGATTATTTCGGTCACTTTTATCTCTCTCTCAATCGTCGTTTTATGCGCGGAAACGGTGAGACAAGATAAGGAAGAGAACGGGAAAGTTTACGATCTTTTAGAAACGGTTTGTATATCGTGGTTTACGTTAGAATATGGCTTGCGGATTTTCTCCTGTCCAGACAAGTTGAAGTTTGTGCTCGATGTCTTAAACTTAATTGATTTTGCTTCACTCATACCATATTACTGCCACCTCATCTTGGACGATGAGAAAACTTtcgacaaaattgaagccatcaGAGTTTTGCGCGTCTCGCGATTGTTCAAGCTATTTCGACATCTAGACGAGCTGAAAGTCCTCACCAAAACAGTTAGAGCAACATGGCGCGAACTAATCATGATCATGTTTTTTATTCTAATAACCACAGCGATCTTTTCTGGCTGGACGTTTTACGTCGAGCACGAAGATCAGAAAGACGAGTTCTCGAGTATTCCAGCTTCTGCTTGGTTCGTGATTATCTCGCTTACGAATGTGGGTTATGGTGATATGGTACCTAGTACAACCCTGGGAAAGCTGTTAGGAGCCATTTGCACTTTAGCAGGTGTGCTTGTAATAGCTCTTCCAAGCCCTGTTATTGTCACGAAGTTCCGCTTCTtttacgaaaagaaaaaaaggaaaaaattgtcaagttaCAAATTTTGAGCCGAAAGGATGCAGAACTAGAGGAATAAAATGGGAAATTCAAACAGAACGAAGACCGCTACATTTCacataaaacaccaaaaaggtGTCTTTAACACGTCCGCCGATCAGAATTAAACAAAGGTGGGAAATCGATTGAGAATGTTAACTaggtttcttttaatttttcagtcTCAAACTTTTCGcacaaaaacgttttgtatGAAGTTGAAAGAGTATAAGAAAGTTGAGTTGCTCGACGAACATACTGTTAAACTGATTTTTCTCACTTTTGGATAATCTTTAATTGACCTTCAGCTCTTTAGTAATGAATATTGAGTAATATATTCAATggaagaaaattaatttcacTAACTATTTACGCATCGAAATGATTTGCATGTCACTTGTCGCTcgactttatttaaaaaaacaaaacaaaacaaggatgGACAAGGCATCATTGTCGACAACGGAATAAGACAATCAGTTTACCTAAAGTAGACCCAGCCTTCTTTGAGGCTGCGAGAAGACTGTTCGTGTTTTCGTCCATAATTTACTTTGACCTTCTATCTTAGAAGTGCAACAATACATGTAAACTAAAATTCACAAAAGTAAGCAGGCTTTTGAAGACCGACAGAACAGTTcatttttagtgtttttttttttaaaaaaatatggttTATGAAAATTGCGATACTGGCTGGCTGAGATTCGTGTCTTCCTTTTTACAGCAATAACTATGTATCGATTAAAACTTTTGTTAGCCTGAGGGTATTTAGCATCACAATAACTGTTTCCGTGAGATGGTAAAGTGAGATGGTTTTAGTTTCTAACAAATCGATGGAAAGAAACAGATCATATGTCACGGAAATCTAAAAAATTCTCATGTCCTGTAACCATAAACATCTTGTTTAAAATTGAACGTCACCGAATAACTATAATTTCTTGTCTAGTTGCCCTAAGTTTCGATTTCACTTTTTCTTGAGGTACACACAGCGGGAAGTCTGAACATCCTGTCAGTC
This genomic interval carries:
- the LOC137979216 gene encoding potassium voltage-gated channel subfamily A member 1-like, with the translated sequence MLQYINRQPSALEVRADMKSALRATVEFKTGPRLYTKNYNRRASCPEVALGSKETSSALEKNLISSKARVKINISGKMYETLYSTLARFPNTLLGSPAKRTKYYDQERHEYFFNRNRNAFDAILFYYQSNGLLTRPDNIGLQDFCDELKFFEIGEETLNEFKRDEGAVEDDDDEEVTLPTNFFLAKIWLWFEYPALSKISRFVAIISVTFISLSIVVLCAETVRQDKEENGKVYDLLETVCISWFTLEYGLRIFSCPDKLKFVLDVLNLIDFASLIPYYCHLILDDEKTFDKIEAIRVLRVSRLFKLFRHLDELKVLTKTVRATWRELIMIMFFILITTAIFSGWTFYVEHEDQKDEFSSIPASAWFVIISLTNVGYGDMVPSTTLGKLLGAICTLAGVLVIALPSPVIVTKFRFFYEKKKRKKLSSYKF